From one Bacteroides fragilis NCTC 9343 genomic stretch:
- a CDS encoding SusC/RagA family TonB-linked outer membrane protein codes for MDFNSYKKVISNCNHIVKVGMVSAYALFLGVNTALASVTEYMDQKVSLKTQNYTIESVIQQVEKQTDYLFVYDKNDVDVKRTVYVNGSNTDVIELLKGIFDNTDIDCKVLGNNITLSKITNVATRIAQQDKKTAKGNVIDSTGEPVIGASVVEQGTTNGTVTDINGNFTLNLSTPNAKIEISFIGYKTQVLTAQFGKQMAVKLVDDTELLDEVVVVGYGSQKKVNMTGAVATIDSKSLASRPISNISQGLQGLAPGVTVTNAGGQPGQDTGKILIRGLGSFNASSPMVLIDGVEGDMNVVDPSDIESISVLKDASSAAIYGSKAANGVILITTKRGQSGKPKLTYSALFGWSKPADLMDRTNSAELAELTNEAEYWDAISQGASSEQAEKRKPYTQEDIRKYAEGSDPYGHPNTDWYDLFYTGSGFMNRHNIGMDGGSEWAKYRASLGYVKQEGIVENASNRQFNVRTNLDLKLTERLKSRINLDFANTLMKEPTDPISWSDGAAYQVFRQVNRISPMVPYKNEDGTYGAIADGNPIAFQDLGSTGDTDKDYLNAFAEFSYDIWDGLKITANGSYNIVNKSYKLYRKDLQYNANKYDGPIRLTKSHTKEIRRQGDILLNYDKTFAQKHTVNTLAGFHTELYSYEYDDAYRQNFPSSDVTDMNGGSVVGMRNSGYTRELAMNSVFGRLKYNYMDKYLFEANARGDGSSRFAEGNRWGWFPSFSGAWRVTNEDFIQGTAFNEVVTDMKVRGSWGMLGNQQIGNDYYPYINTYATNAKYPFDNKVSGGAVQTENKIQDISWEKTTTWGAAVDMTLFNELQVTLEYYNRKTTGILMQVNVPNTYGYPGYWDNVGAMRNQGLEVSLAWHKTLGGVQLNFGGNFTYNKNEILSLGNVDVQKDARTIRMVGKEFNAFYGYKSDGIFQSKEEIANAPKYTMISNDRLIPGDIKLVDINGDGEINPDDKVILSSENPKYTFAFNLGARWKMFDINLFFQGAAGVSRYFTDEFYGEFNGDSGHPSNHWLGRWTPENPTNKWPRASKFRTYNLPETTCSDFWLVNTNYLRLKDIQVGFNVPKEWLQAVRLGSARIYYSGTNLLTFSKTPQGIDPEAPAGWGAYYPHVKTHSIGINITL; via the coding sequence ATGGATTTTAATTCCTACAAAAAAGTTATTTCAAACTGTAACCATATCGTTAAAGTTGGTATGGTTTCGGCTTATGCTCTTTTTTTAGGCGTAAATACTGCCCTGGCGAGTGTAACCGAGTACATGGATCAAAAAGTATCCCTTAAGACACAGAATTATACCATTGAATCTGTGATTCAACAAGTTGAGAAACAAACGGATTATTTGTTTGTATATGACAAGAACGATGTGGACGTAAAACGCACCGTATATGTAAATGGAAGCAATACCGATGTAATAGAGCTGCTGAAAGGCATCTTTGACAACACCGATATTGATTGCAAGGTGCTAGGTAACAATATAACTCTCTCTAAAATTACTAACGTAGCGACTAGAATTGCTCAACAAGACAAGAAAACAGCCAAAGGTAACGTTATCGATTCTACTGGTGAACCGGTAATCGGTGCTTCAGTAGTAGAGCAAGGTACTACCAACGGCACTGTGACCGACATCAACGGTAACTTTACACTGAATTTGAGTACCCCAAATGCCAAAATTGAAATTTCTTTCATCGGCTACAAAACTCAGGTACTGACTGCACAATTTGGCAAACAGATGGCTGTAAAGCTGGTGGACGATACCGAATTACTGGACGAAGTTGTTGTAGTAGGTTACGGTTCGCAGAAGAAAGTTAACATGACCGGCGCTGTTGCTACGATTGACTCTAAATCATTGGCTTCTAGACCAATATCCAATATATCTCAGGGATTGCAAGGTTTAGCACCGGGTGTAACTGTAACCAATGCCGGCGGTCAGCCAGGTCAGGATACCGGTAAAATTCTAATCCGTGGTTTGGGTTCATTCAATGCTTCTTCTCCGATGGTTTTGATTGACGGTGTAGAAGGCGATATGAACGTGGTTGACCCGAGCGATATCGAAAGCATCTCTGTATTGAAGGATGCTTCTTCAGCTGCCATCTACGGTTCTAAAGCTGCTAACGGTGTAATCTTGATTACTACCAAGCGCGGACAGAGTGGTAAACCCAAATTGACTTACAGTGCTTTGTTCGGATGGTCAAAACCTGCCGATTTGATGGACCGTACCAACTCTGCTGAATTGGCTGAATTGACCAATGAAGCTGAATACTGGGATGCCATCTCTCAAGGCGCTTCTTCTGAACAAGCTGAAAAGAGAAAACCCTACACTCAAGAAGACATCCGTAAATATGCCGAGGGTTCTGACCCATACGGTCATCCCAACACTGACTGGTACGACTTGTTCTATACCGGCTCTGGTTTCATGAACCGCCATAACATAGGTATGGACGGTGGTTCTGAATGGGCGAAGTATAGAGCTTCCCTGGGTTATGTAAAACAAGAAGGTATCGTTGAAAACGCTTCTAACAGACAGTTCAATGTTCGTACCAACTTAGATCTGAAGCTGACTGAACGCTTGAAATCAAGAATCAATCTGGACTTCGCTAATACATTGATGAAAGAGCCTACTGACCCGATTTCTTGGTCAGACGGTGCTGCTTATCAAGTATTCAGACAAGTAAACCGTATCTCTCCGATGGTTCCTTACAAAAATGAAGATGGTACTTATGGTGCCATTGCCGATGGTAACCCCATTGCATTCCAAGACTTGGGTTCTACCGGTGATACAGACAAAGATTACTTGAATGCTTTCGCTGAATTTTCATACGATATCTGGGACGGTTTGAAAATTACCGCCAACGGTTCTTATAACATAGTGAACAAGAGTTACAAGCTGTACAGAAAAGACTTGCAATATAATGCAAACAAATACGACGGTCCAATCCGCCTGACTAAGAGCCACACTAAGGAAATCCGCAGACAAGGTGATATCTTGTTGAACTACGACAAGACCTTCGCCCAGAAGCACACCGTAAACACTTTGGCTGGTTTCCACACAGAACTCTATTCTTATGAATATGATGATGCTTACAGACAAAACTTCCCGTCATCAGACGTAACTGATATGAATGGTGGTTCAGTAGTAGGTATGAGAAACTCTGGTTATACTCGTGAACTAGCAATGAATTCTGTATTCGGCCGCTTGAAATACAACTACATGGACAAATATCTGTTCGAAGCTAACGCGAGAGGTGACGGTTCTTCCCGTTTTGCAGAAGGCAACCGTTGGGGATGGTTCCCCTCATTCTCAGGTGCTTGGCGCGTAACTAACGAAGATTTTATACAAGGTACTGCTTTCAACGAAGTAGTAACCGACATGAAAGTAAGAGGTTCTTGGGGAATGCTCGGTAACCAACAGATTGGTAACGACTACTATCCGTACATCAATACATATGCTACCAACGCGAAATATCCATTCGACAACAAGGTAAGCGGTGGTGCAGTACAAACTGAAAATAAAATCCAGGATATCTCTTGGGAAAAGACTACTACTTGGGGTGCAGCTGTAGACATGACTTTATTCAACGAACTGCAGGTCACTTTGGAATACTACAACAGAAAGACAACTGGTATCTTGATGCAGGTAAATGTACCGAATACTTATGGGTATCCTGGTTACTGGGACAATGTGGGAGCTATGAGAAACCAAGGACTTGAGGTTTCTTTGGCTTGGCATAAAACACTGGGTGGAGTTCAGCTGAACTTTGGCGGTAACTTTACTTACAACAAGAACGAAATTTTATCACTGGGTAATGTAGACGTTCAGAAAGATGCCCGTACTATTCGCATGGTAGGTAAGGAATTTAATGCCTTCTATGGTTACAAATCAGACGGTATCTTCCAAAGCAAGGAAGAAATAGCAAATGCTCCGAAATACACAATGATAAGCAACGACCGTTTAATTCCTGGTGATATCAAATTGGTAGACATAAACGGAGATGGTGAAATCAACCCTGATGATAAGGTAATCTTGAGCTCAGAAAACCCGAAATATACTTTCGCATTCAATCTGGGTGCCAGATGGAAAATGTTTGACATCAACTTGTTCTTCCAAGGTGCCGCTGGCGTATCACGCTACTTCACTGATGAATTCTACGGTGAATTTAACGGTGACTCTGGTCATCCTTCAAATCACTGGTTAGGCCGCTGGACCCCGGAAAACCCAACCAACAAATGGCCTAGAGCTTCTAAATTCAGAACATATAACTTGCCGGAAACTACCTGTTCAGACTTCTGGTTGGTAAATACCAACTACTTGCGTCTGAAAGATATCCAAGTTGGTTTCAATGTTCCTAAAGAATGGCTGCAAGCTGTACGCTTGGGATCTGCTAGAATTTACTATAGCGGTACTAACCTGCTTACATTCAGCAAGACTCCTCAAGGTATCGACCCTGAAGCTCCGGCAGGATGGGGTGCATACTATCCGCACGTGAAGACTCACTCTATTGGTATTAATATTACATTATAA
- a CDS encoding FecR domain-containing protein: MDDELLIAYFKGEVSDEETQRITEWIEAEIEHQRYYQQLCRLFEMSYWIEDMSEQTEVALPKKAKILPWKHYAISFMKVAAIFVLGFALHFFLNRQTTTTHHELQHQIHVPTGQHVEIMLADGSKVWLNSGSTLTFPSKFNGKKRLVELDGEGFFEVKSDKEHPFIVSTSKYQVKAVGTSFNVYDYQDSPQFEAALLNGKVEVTTNAKKSSAVILTPNQRAALCQGVLKVKPIENTNNYLWRKGILYFNEPLLEVFDKLQEYYDVEFQIRNTSLTRKSPYCTGKFRAKDGLEHIIRVLKETNHFDYQIDYENKKIIIL; this comes from the coding sequence ATGGACGACGAATTATTAATAGCTTATTTTAAAGGAGAGGTTTCGGATGAAGAAACTCAACGAATTACTGAATGGATAGAAGCGGAGATAGAACACCAGCGTTACTACCAACAGCTTTGCCGTCTGTTTGAAATGAGTTACTGGATTGAGGACATGTCCGAACAAACAGAAGTTGCCCTCCCCAAAAAAGCTAAAATCCTCCCGTGGAAACATTATGCCATATCTTTCATGAAGGTAGCGGCTATCTTCGTGCTGGGCTTTGCCCTGCACTTCTTCTTGAACCGGCAGACAACAACAACCCACCACGAACTACAACACCAAATCCATGTACCAACTGGACAGCATGTAGAAATAATGCTGGCCGACGGATCCAAGGTATGGCTGAACTCCGGCAGTACCCTGACCTTCCCCTCGAAATTTAACGGAAAAAAACGCCTGGTAGAACTTGACGGTGAAGGATTCTTCGAAGTAAAATCCGACAAGGAGCATCCCTTTATCGTTTCTACTTCTAAATATCAAGTAAAAGCGGTAGGTACTTCCTTTAATGTATACGACTATCAGGATTCTCCTCAATTTGAAGCGGCCCTATTGAACGGTAAAGTGGAAGTCACTACTAATGCAAAAAAATCATCGGCCGTAATTCTTACCCCCAACCAGCGTGCAGCGCTATGCCAAGGAGTATTGAAGGTCAAACCGATTGAAAATACTAACAATTATCTGTGGCGCAAAGGGATACTCTATTTTAACGAACCTCTGTTGGAAGTGTTCGACAAACTGCAAGAATACTATGATGTTGAATTCCAAATCAGAAATACTTCTTTAACCAGAAAATCACCCTACTGCACCGGTAAGTTCCGTGCCAAAGATGGACTGGAACACATCATACGAGTGCTGAAAGAAACCAATCATTTTGACTATCAAATTGATTACGAAAATAAAAAAATTATCATCTTATAA
- a CDS encoding RNA polymerase sigma-70 factor, which translates to MSTHGSLSEVERFNLLYKSSFNKVCNFACFYVRNKQASEDITMDAFLQLLETMKVESVDNPMALLITIVKHKSLDYLKTQVRREDTKDDLIQWKQRELAIRISNLEGCNPSYIFSQEIKSIVMKTLNQLPEQTKKVFIMNRFENKSGKEIAQTLGISVKGVDYHMNKALKELRAALKDYLPILTWLCFMNPINKG; encoded by the coding sequence ATGTCGACACATGGTAGCCTTTCGGAAGTGGAACGATTCAATCTTTTGTATAAAAGTTCGTTTAATAAGGTTTGCAACTTTGCATGCTTTTATGTGCGCAATAAGCAAGCTTCTGAAGACATCACTATGGACGCCTTCCTGCAACTGCTCGAAACCATGAAGGTGGAATCGGTTGATAACCCCATGGCTCTCCTTATCACCATCGTGAAACATAAATCGTTGGATTATCTCAAAACACAAGTACGACGGGAAGATACCAAAGATGATCTTATACAATGGAAACAGCGCGAACTAGCTATCCGAATCTCAAACTTGGAAGGCTGTAATCCCAGCTATATTTTCTCACAGGAAATCAAATCTATCGTAATGAAAACCCTCAACCAATTACCGGAACAAACCAAAAAGGTATTCATTATGAACCGCTTTGAAAATAAATCGGGAAAGGAAATTGCCCAAACTCTGGGCATCTCGGTCAAAGGGGTAGATTATCACATGAACAAGGCCCTTAAAGAACTTCGTGCTGCCCTCAAAGACTACCTCCCTATCTTAACTTGGCTCTGTTTTATGAACCCAATCAATAAGGGATGA